In Thermosinus carboxydivorans Nor1, the sequence ACTTTTTCAAGACGCGGCACGCGTTTGACAAGTATATCAAGGATGGTCTGCAAGCGGTCAGGACACTGTTCCTTAAGATATTGGATGACATTGGGCAGGTTGTCCCCGGTTACGGAAAGCCGCTCCTGCGGTCCGGCCTCAGGCTGAGTGCGGGTGTTGTCAGCCGTAAGATATGATAGATACCATCCGGTAATAAACCGACGCAAGTTAGCAACGCGGGGGTGTTTCGCAAACTGTCCAAGAGTATTGACCGCAAGCATGTCTGCTGATTCTAGTTTTTCGTCTGTCCGATGATCAAATTCATCGGGCATGTCGCCGCTTACTACCATTCCTTCCCCATTTTTAAAGTCCAAAAATTTAAAGGGTTTGCCTTTACTTTTTCGCCGCCACTGCAGCCATTCCTCAGCCACAAAGGGGCCTCTTGGGCCTTCATCTATGGCCAGGTGATATGTAATACGAGGCGACTGGCTATTTTCGCGATATTTCAGTTCAATAACAATGGGGCCGCTCGCTCCGCGGGTGCGCAGCTCTTTGAACCGGCCGCGCCTGTCCCAGGCTTTTCTAAGCCCTGACGAAAAACATTCGGCTAAAAACGCAAATACATCCAACACTGTTGATTTACCGCTACCATTTGGCCCTAAAAATGCTGTAAGCGGAGTTATTCCATTTAATCTGAGGTCCTTAAGCGCCCGGTAATTTTTTACCGACAGTTCTTCTATTCGCGGCACTCCCTGATCCACCGCAAATCACCGTCCTCACGCGAAGCTCGTTATAACTATTATAACACTATAAACAGAATCTACAGAAGATTTTGCCGCCCTGTTATGTACACCACCAATCGAACTTTCCGCCTATTCTGCGGCAAATACGTCGCCCAACTGGACGGTGAGGCCACCGAGCGCCTCGATCGGCGCTTCGTCATCAGCGGTATACACGTCCGGCTTGCCGTAGCGGCCGTCTGCGCCCAGCCGATAGACAGTGACTACTTTATCGCCGGGCAGTACCAGCCAGTATTCTTTTACCCCATGGCGTTCATACAGGCTGAGCTTCTCCACCATGTCCCGGCGAATAGTATGGGGAGACACTATTTCCACGACCAAATCCGGCGCGCCCCGCAAGCCCTTGTCGTCCAGTTTGGTCGGGTCGCACACCACCACGATGTCCGGCTGGACGACAGTGTCGATATCCTCGTCCGCTTCCTCGCCCTTGGGCAGACGCACGTCGAAGGGAGCGGTGTATACTTTGCAGGGACCGCCGCTTTCCTTGAGAAAGTTGGCAATTTGACGGGACAGTTCGATAATCATCGCCTGGTGTCGCCGCGACGGGGCCGGCGTCATATTATACGGCACGCCGTCGATCAGCTCCCACCGCTCGTCGTCCGGCCACTTACAATAGTCGCCATAAGTATATTTCACGTTAGCTTTGCGGGGCAGACCGGTCATTATCCCACCTCCGGCTGGATTTATTTATATTATAAAATTCTATAAACATCAAATACACAAAATATTAAAGCCAAATATTAAAAGAACTTAACCATTTGAACCAGTTTATCTGTTTTCTGCAAAAACTGAAAGCCATTGGTTTCATAAAAACTTAATAGTTTAGGCTTATCGGCGCACTCAACCAAGACAAACCGGCCACCAACAGCCGAAAATGCTCTCGCAATTATCGCAAAAGCATAATCCAATATTTCTTTACCACCAATTCGGTCGGCAGCCGCATCGTTTTTGGCAAGCTGTCCGATTAAATAGCCGGGGGTCTGCTCTATATTACTATAAAGGCCGTCCAATTTCTTAGCCTTCGATCTGGTAATTCCGGGAGCAATTTTTACTACCTTCAAAGCAACAGAAAAATAAGCGAGGATCTCTAGCGCCCCCGCTTCCAGCATGTCAGCATTTACTATTAAATATGTTCGTGCTTTATACTTTAGTTCGTATAGTAGCGCCCGCTCTCGTAAAAACGTCTGAACATCAAGATCCTTATCACAATAAAAATTTTGCAGAAGAATCTTGGTATTTTCCTCGCCTATTTCGTTAATGAGGCTTTCAAGCGAGATGATGCTTTTTCTAATAGGGCTCTCCCCCTTTGGAGTTCAGCATCTATCGTGTGCGATGTTTCCATTTGGCGGAATTTAGTTCGGGCAAACCCTTTTGCCATAATTGCCAGCGCCCGCCTATCCTTAATAACAAGCGGCCTTTCAAATGAACTTGTTGCCATGGAATTCACCTGCTTTCTATAATTGCTTACTATGTTTAATATTATTATATCTTCTAACACGCCTAACAACAATGTAACATACGGTAATTTTTTGCGACCTTCGCGGTTCT encodes:
- a CDS encoding AAA family ATPase: MPRIEELSVKNYRALKDLRLNGITPLTAFLGPNGSGKSTVLDVFAFLAECFSSGLRKAWDRRGRFKELRTRGASGPIVIELKYRENSQSPRITYHLAIDEGPRGPFVAEEWLQWRRKSKGKPFKFLDFKNGEGMVVSGDMPDEFDHRTDEKLESADMLAVNTLGQFAKHPRVANLRRFITGWYLSYLTADNTRTQPEAGPQERLSVTGDNLPNVIQYLKEQCPDRLQTILDILVKRVPRLEKVDSEIMADGRLLLQIKDAPFERPILARFASDGTLKMLAYLTILYGTDLPQLVGIEEPENHLYPHLLRGLAEECREASVSTQIMITTHSPFFVNGLRPQEVWVLYRDDHGYTQARRAADIANVTAMIDNGALLGDLWMEGYLTKDNLFTGR
- a CDS encoding Uma2 family endonuclease encodes the protein MTGLPRKANVKYTYGDYCKWPDDERWELIDGVPYNMTPAPSRRHQAMIIELSRQIANFLKESGGPCKVYTAPFDVRLPKGEEADEDIDTVVQPDIVVVCDPTKLDDKGLRGAPDLVVEIVSPHTIRRDMVEKLSLYERHGVKEYWLVLPGDKVVTVYRLGADGRYGKPDVYTADDEAPIEALGGLTVQLGDVFAAE